In one Natronosalvus amylolyticus genomic region, the following are encoded:
- a CDS encoding aspartate aminotransferase family protein, translating into MSTGPPIDELHFADAPAVDTVPGPRSRTLLEKQREIDSSAVAYPNNIPLAFEAGKGATIRDVDGNTFIDMFAGIGVLNVGHANPYVVEAIHEQMDKLVHTVDFPTDARLELIEKLDEIAPGSLAGNNRVVFGGPTGSDAIEASIKLAKYNTGGDGLIAFRGGYHGPTSGAMSLSSNRKFKRHYTPLLPDVVHAPYPYAFAQGKTPDEATKDALEEVRAIVEDPYSGLANPAGIFVEPIQGEGGVVVPQTAFLEGLREIADDNGLPLIFDEIQSGIGRTGEWFAADHFDVTPDVMTMAKALGGNGLPLSATMYREELDTWGPGDHAGTYRGHVTAMVGGIRAIEYIQAHDLLAHARELGDHIRGRLEEVADTNPMLGEVRGKGLFIGAEFVDGDGTPAGETVAAIQQYCYEHGVLVWTAGRHDSIVRLLPPLVLTRELADVALDVLVEAIAAATTR; encoded by the coding sequence ATGTCCACCGGACCACCGATCGACGAACTCCACTTTGCGGACGCCCCTGCCGTCGATACCGTTCCCGGCCCCAGGTCCCGAACCCTGCTCGAGAAGCAACGCGAGATCGACAGCAGCGCCGTCGCATATCCGAACAACATTCCGCTTGCGTTCGAGGCTGGAAAGGGAGCCACGATCCGGGACGTCGACGGGAACACGTTCATCGATATGTTCGCCGGAATCGGCGTCCTCAACGTCGGGCACGCAAACCCGTACGTCGTCGAAGCCATCCACGAACAGATGGACAAACTCGTCCATACGGTCGATTTCCCGACCGATGCGCGCCTCGAACTGATCGAGAAACTCGACGAAATCGCACCGGGGTCGCTCGCCGGGAACAATCGCGTCGTCTTCGGCGGCCCGACCGGGAGTGATGCGATAGAAGCTTCGATAAAACTCGCGAAGTACAACACGGGCGGCGACGGACTGATCGCGTTCCGCGGCGGGTATCACGGGCCGACGAGCGGGGCGATGAGTCTGAGTTCGAACAGAAAATTCAAGCGTCACTACACGCCGTTGCTCCCCGATGTCGTCCACGCGCCTTATCCGTACGCGTTCGCACAGGGAAAAACCCCTGACGAGGCGACGAAAGATGCCCTCGAGGAGGTTCGAGCGATCGTCGAAGACCCATACAGCGGTCTCGCGAACCCGGCGGGTATCTTCGTCGAACCGATTCAGGGTGAAGGCGGCGTGGTCGTCCCACAGACGGCCTTTCTCGAGGGACTCAGGGAAATTGCTGACGACAACGGGTTGCCGTTGATATTCGACGAAATCCAGAGCGGCATCGGCCGGACCGGAGAGTGGTTCGCCGCCGACCACTTCGACGTGACACCCGACGTCATGACGATGGCGAAAGCGCTCGGCGGCAACGGACTGCCGCTCTCGGCGACGATGTACCGGGAGGAACTCGATACCTGGGGGCCGGGTGATCACGCTGGCACGTACCGCGGTCACGTGACGGCGATGGTCGGCGGTATCCGCGCCATAGAGTACATTCAGGCCCACGACTTACTGGCCCACGCTCGAGAACTCGGTGACCACATCCGTGGTCGACTCGAGGAAGTCGCGGATACGAACCCGATGCTCGGTGAGGTGCGTGGGAAAGGATTGTTTATCGGGGCCGAGTTCGTCGACGGGGATGGGACTCCGGCGGGCGAAACGGTTGCGGCGATTCAACAGTACTGTTACGAACATGGCGTGCTGGTCTGGACTGCCGGTCGCCACGACAGCATCGTCCGACTACTGCCACCGCTCGTGTTAACCCGCGAACTGGCCGACGTTGCGCTGGACGTACTCGTTGAGGCGATTGCGGCGGCGACCACCCGGTGA
- a CDS encoding response regulator transcription factor: MSTQPTILVVDDEREITDLYATWVDDSYHVKTAYDGQSALEQIDTDVDVVLLDRHMPDLTGDEVLAEIRRRGHDCWIIMVTAVDPGLDIVELDIDDYVTKPVSRMQLTRIIENLRVQSRYTQNGRRELEALSNKMETLEDELDLEELEETETYQQLEADLKEMSDALVEDG; encoded by the coding sequence ATGTCTACCCAACCGACCATCCTCGTCGTCGACGACGAGCGAGAGATAACCGACCTGTACGCTACCTGGGTCGACGACAGCTATCACGTCAAAACGGCCTACGACGGGCAGTCGGCACTCGAGCAGATCGATACGGACGTCGACGTCGTCTTGCTCGACCGTCATATGCCGGATCTGACGGGCGACGAAGTCCTCGCCGAAATCCGGCGTCGCGGCCACGATTGCTGGATCATCATGGTGACTGCCGTCGACCCCGGACTGGACATCGTCGAACTCGACATCGACGACTACGTGACCAAGCCCGTCTCACGAATGCAGCTCACCCGAATCATCGAAAACCTGCGCGTGCAGTCTCGCTACACCCAGAACGGCCGCCGAGAACTCGAGGCACTCTCGAACAAGATGGAAACTCTCGAAGACGAACTGGACCTCGAGGAACTCGAGGAAACGGAAACCTACCAGCAACTCGAGGCCGACCTCAAAGAGATGAGTGATGCACTCGTCGAAGACGGGTGA
- a CDS encoding DUF7115 domain-containing protein — MTVPGIVQSTLEGEEIATRVGLGGDDELFITPSKTIIYRADGLLSDESVDSFPHEADRLTLSEGRRKTRFTLEYPLEGTREFTIPAKRTDDVLHPVLAGVLNGNGITEPGETVLQTFRFSELTVILTSHRLVKHIGEAVWDGDFEQYGYESVTNLSFEPGSVATQIVLETDGRQQRFKTPNDRAGEVRERLERALFTYYDVDSLEELNATVAEDDGDGEPAEASRSAVDFGVGVDPLDANPPELDADGAIADDQSGADPSATAESTAVQTDTPNDTSSDPLGDTTNGPRTGSPTTERATGASNVGEDPFESPTLEAVDESQGSTESSPPTPRTDPELLERIEVLEETVSKQTEQIAAQQETIEQLIEELRRGR, encoded by the coding sequence ATGACCGTTCCCGGAATCGTCCAGTCGACGCTCGAGGGCGAGGAGATCGCCACCCGTGTCGGGCTCGGTGGCGACGACGAACTGTTTATTACCCCCTCGAAAACCATTATCTATCGCGCCGATGGCCTTCTCAGCGACGAATCCGTCGATAGCTTCCCCCACGAAGCCGATCGACTCACGCTTTCTGAAGGCCGCCGAAAAACCCGATTCACGCTCGAGTACCCACTGGAGGGGACCCGCGAGTTTACCATCCCCGCAAAACGCACCGACGACGTCTTACATCCCGTCCTCGCGGGCGTCCTCAACGGCAACGGAATAACCGAACCCGGTGAAACCGTCCTCCAGACGTTCCGCTTTAGCGAACTGACCGTCATCCTCACGAGTCACCGCCTCGTCAAACACATCGGCGAGGCCGTCTGGGACGGCGATTTCGAGCAATACGGGTACGAATCCGTCACCAACCTCTCGTTCGAACCCGGGAGCGTCGCCACACAGATCGTCCTCGAGACCGACGGGCGACAACAGCGATTCAAAACCCCGAACGACCGCGCGGGCGAGGTTCGTGAACGCCTCGAGCGCGCCCTGTTTACGTATTACGACGTCGACTCGCTAGAGGAACTCAACGCCACAGTTGCCGAAGACGATGGTGATGGGGAGCCAGCAGAAGCGTCTCGTTCCGCTGTCGATTTCGGCGTCGGTGTTGACCCGCTGGATGCCAACCCACCGGAACTCGATGCTGACGGGGCGATTGCCGACGACCAATCAGGGGCAGACCCATCGGCTACCGCCGAGTCGACTGCCGTACAGACGGACACGCCGAACGATACCTCGAGTGACCCGCTTGGCGACACCACAAACGGTCCCCGCACAGGCTCGCCGACGACCGAGCGAGCGACGGGTGCGAGCAACGTTGGAGAGGACCCCTTCGAGTCCCCCACACTCGAGGCGGTCGACGAGAGTCAGGGATCGACCGAGTCGTCCCCGCCAACGCCCCGGACGGACCCCGAACTGCTCGAGCGAATCGAGGTGCTCGAGGAGACGGTCTCGAAACAGACCGAACAGATTGCCGCCCAACAGGAGACTATCGAGCAACTGATCGAAGAGTTACGCCGCGGCCGGTAA
- a CDS encoding HVO_2523 family zinc finger protein translates to MAEPARDDGPPCPRCEASLYKRHCKYVCPQHGVIYDCSDPFR, encoded by the coding sequence ATGGCGGAACCTGCACGCGATGACGGTCCACCCTGTCCGCGCTGTGAGGCGTCCCTCTACAAGCGCCACTGTAAGTACGTGTGTCCACAACACGGCGTCATCTACGACTGTTCTGACCCCTTCCGGTGA
- a CDS encoding DUF5830 family protein: protein MDERVELGLALLERLEYESLPLPEVVDRIETITNDPIVARTILDEAELRGLIEREEGIVRVKSRQYVRFEEQVVTKEGDFSCRRCGSSLSTGYFLKLEAGELGPFGSSCIRKVTGRE, encoded by the coding sequence ATGGACGAGCGCGTCGAACTCGGTCTCGCTCTGCTCGAGCGACTCGAATACGAGTCACTGCCGTTGCCCGAGGTGGTCGACCGAATTGAGACGATCACGAACGACCCCATCGTTGCCCGAACGATCCTCGATGAAGCTGAACTTCGGGGGTTGATCGAACGCGAGGAGGGTATCGTCCGCGTCAAAAGCCGACAGTACGTTCGCTTCGAGGAACAGGTCGTGACCAAAGAGGGCGATTTTTCCTGCCGACGCTGTGGCTCGAGCCTCTCGACGGGCTACTTTCTCAAACTCGAGGCCGGCGAACTGGGGCCGTTCGGCTCGTCGTGTATTCGGAAAGTTACCGGGCGGGAGTGA
- a CDS encoding TVP38/TMEM64 family protein produces the protein MQRIGSVRVVVGTLLVGIVLLGALIVSPTATVAALDGIVTDPTTFALLVIGLYVFRPLFAWPTTPLAVVVGYGYGLTQGVPIALLGVAFTVLPTFGVARWLLERDAKTGSAEHAGPSVSSPERTAGTGRFDTLLERSHDVVTGYYENAGPIRGVIASRLAPIPSDIATCAAAASGVSSRQLVAGTVIGELPWTVAAVALGASAASLTGAMEQGTNGEYGLVLALFCTATAGMLLGPTLYRALRHRGEVVQ, from the coding sequence ATGCAGCGTATCGGATCGGTTCGTGTCGTCGTGGGTACGCTACTGGTCGGTATCGTGCTTCTCGGCGCCCTGATTGTTTCTCCAACGGCCACCGTGGCGGCGCTCGACGGCATCGTCACCGACCCGACTACGTTTGCGCTTCTCGTGATCGGACTCTACGTCTTCCGGCCACTGTTTGCGTGGCCGACGACGCCACTCGCAGTCGTCGTCGGATACGGCTACGGACTGACGCAGGGCGTTCCGATTGCATTGCTCGGCGTCGCTTTTACCGTGTTGCCGACGTTCGGGGTCGCTCGGTGGCTCCTCGAGCGAGACGCGAAAACCGGTTCAGCCGAGCACGCTGGTCCGTCGGTTTCGAGTCCCGAACGTACCGCCGGAACCGGTCGATTCGACACACTTCTCGAGCGGAGCCACGACGTGGTCACTGGCTACTACGAGAACGCCGGGCCAATTCGTGGTGTCATTGCCTCGCGGTTAGCGCCGATTCCGTCCGATATCGCGACGTGTGCTGCAGCCGCAAGCGGTGTCTCGAGTCGTCAGCTCGTCGCCGGGACGGTAATCGGTGAACTCCCGTGGACGGTGGCAGCCGTCGCCCTCGGTGCGTCTGCGGCTTCGCTCACGGGTGCAATGGAGCAAGGGACGAACGGCGAGTACGGCCTGGTGTTGGCCCTGTTTTGTACGGCTACAGCCGGGATGCTTCTCGGGCCGACGCTGTATCGAGCGCTTCGCCACCGTGGCGAGGTCGTCCAGTAA